DNA sequence from the Amphiprion ocellaris isolate individual 3 ecotype Okinawa chromosome 17, ASM2253959v1, whole genome shotgun sequence genome:
GGCGACACCGTCTGATTCTGACAGAACGTTCTCATGAAGTCTAGAAACTCGTCGGCGGTCGGCGACACCTGGCGGCTCGCCCGCTTGCGTCCAGACACCCGGCTGTCCGTTAGCGAGGACGACGTGGACGGGGACGAGGACGGCGAGGAGCGCTGGGAGTCCGGGGGAGTTGGCGATGGTGGGGCTTCGACGCTCCGGGCCGCGATGTTCAGCTTGGCAGCGGTCTGGTTGGCAACGTGGTAGAGCAGCGAAGGGGGCGGAGCCtggctgtccaggtggaggaggtggggcTCCTGCGGTTCGTGGAAGTGAAGGTCaactggccgctcgtcctcgtcgcAGGAGTCGCACAGGAACATGAGCTCACGGTAGTGTTTCCACTTGGGGAGGTAGAAGTCCTCCGAACCACAGGTTTTATTGGAGCTCACCGCTTTGTGCTCGCGTTGGAAGATGGTTCTCAAGTTTCTGAACTTTGTCTTTATGTCTTCCACTGaaggatgaaaataaaataaactttactgaTCCCTCAACTGGTACAAATTTACATGTTATAGCAGCCAGATACAAAAGAAGCAGGACACGGATTACAAAAGGCTAAAAGTTTGGATATAATAAAGCCAATGTACAAGTCATGATGAATTTATATATGAAGGAACAAGAGAAAATGGTAGCGTCATCAAAAGCACTTTAAGGAATTCAATTAAAATACGGCATCACCAGCTCGTTGGATACTAGCCGTTGGAAGGGTTGGGCATCTGTTGTATTTTATGATTAGGATTAGATTCCGATTTTAGGGATTACGGATTCTGATTCTTTGAGTTGTAGGTGGTTAGAGTTACGATAGTCTTGCTTTGCCATCCTATTCTTTAGTACATAAAGACGCTCTGGCTTGTTCGTATTTCTTTTAGCCAATCACAGTCTTATAACTAAAGTGGTTAGTGGACTAGTAGGTCTGTTGTGTGAACTGACACAAGCAGTCGCAGCAAACTGTTGGTATAAAAGGTGAGTGAAATGTGTTTAGGAATCAAATCCAAATGAAACTTTCTGAACAATTCCTTCAGAATCTCGATGTCTGACCCCACCCATCGGTACCAGTTTATTAGATTTTCGGAGTATTTATCTTAAGATTAAATCCCACTGTTGTGTCGGCAGCAGTAAAGCAGCATCGGTGTTACCTGTGAATGGAACCGGTTCGTTGTCTGACAGGGCGATGCTCAGCGTCCCCAACAGACTTTGTCTCAGCAGACGGTTCCTGTAGCTCTCAGACTTGTGGTTCCACAGACAGCAGTGttctgcaagaaaacacaaaccttTAACtctcacataaacacaaaataaaagcactgacaTTACAGTGAATCCTGCATTATTCCTCCCATGTTTCCCACTTTAATGTGCTGCTGCCTGTGCAATGTTTTTTACTTCTGTTGTTGTCTCTGTCATCACCAAGGCCAGATACTCCAATGTCCCAGATCAATTTAATCACCGTCTGAACTTTTAGAAACTGTATCATGCCCTCTTGCCCTCGGAAATtgtctgatgatttgagatggaatgaccctATGTTGACAGATTTAGTTATTCATTAGTGTCCAATTTACCCAAGCAGTTCCACAAAGTTAAGAAACTAAGTAGTGATAGTAACAGGAGAGTGAGACAGGTGTTAGTTAGTGTCGTCTGTTCAACATTTAACAAATGCAGCATAAATGATAACAGATGCTGCCTACCGGAGTAAAATGAAATGAGCTGCTGGACTTTGGCTTCACTCCAGAGGCAGCGGGAGTCGACGCTCAGTCTGCTGTCTGGCTGAACTGAACTGGACGCAGAGAAATTCAAAGATGAAGGGTTTACACAAGGTTTGGAGTCTGGCAGTGAACTGGACGGCGAGGACGGGAGGGTGGAAGCTGCCATTTGTTCGGCTAGTTTCAGGTTATCCGGGGTTGTGGAGAGGAAGATCTGGTACGCAGCACTGGAGTTGGTTTTGGTGGCGCTCTGGCTGGAGCTGGAGGGAAAGGAGGCGTTGTTGAGCTTCACACTGTTGCTTTGGTTGGAGCTGCAGGAGAAGCTGCTCAGGGTGGACGAGGGAGTCTGGTTTCCATGTTCCAGATCTTTGTCCTCCTGCGACATCAGTATCTGCAGGTCGTCTGTGGCGTCGTCTTCCTCGCATGACTCGCAGAGGAAGAGCAGATGCTGGTAGTGTTTCCATTTGGACACATAGGGTTTGTCGGTCGCCCTGCTGGTCTGGACTGCTTTGTATTCACGGTTAAACACAGTCCGAAGGTTCTTGAACTTGCACTTTACATCTTCGACTGCAAAACAGCGACACAGGAGTCACTTTAGTTTCAAGATTCAAGAGCTTTACACAAGCTCATGTGTTTTACTCTACACAAAGAGGAAATATTCAACTGGTGAACACAAACGCTTCAGTGGGACCATAATGGTGCTTTGTGTCCACTGATGGGGAAGCAGTTTGCTAACATATTAGCTGACTACTGTTTGTATTGTCTGAATATTTTTGCCCCAAtacttggatttttttcccctccaagTGACCCACTGTACCCCAAAACCCACCGAAAGGCACATTATTGTTAATAAACAGTCAAAAAATCGGCAAAATTAAGGCATTTATCTGAGctagaaattgaaaaaaacaaagaatcgTTGGATTTTCCACTTTCTGACAGATAAACACTTGAACTTACCATGTGTGGTTTTGGTTTTgctgaaaaattaacaaaatgtaagtaaaatgtttattctacatgtctcaattTAATActatgccaaaaataaattgtacaaaaaaagaacaaaccaaaaaattctGACACTCCTCGAAAAAGTAATGCAACAAAAAGTAAGTGCATTGCTCAAGACCACATCAAGAGTGCATCTGAACCGAAATAGtccattttttaatgtatttatttcacttgggaacagttttttaaaagaaagctgcaaagataacaaaaatgctgaatatcagaGGCAATAATCGGCATTACCTCACTGTGACACCGAAACTTTAGAAAGCTGCACATGTTGGTGGATTAAACAAATACGCAACTAAAACAAGTTATTTTAGGGGATTGTATGTTTGAACTTTGTAAGTTTAGAagcaaattttgaaaaaaaagtttaattattCCTTTAAAGCAGTGAAGGCAGCATCAGGGACATAAAACAGTTTGAGGGATTAAAACAAGATTAGGAaagtcagtaaaaatgtgtgGCTGTAAGGGCTCTTAAGTAAAGTAACGTGGAACCATCTCACCTAGAATTACTAAACTTAtaaatttactgtattttcacgTCACAGCTGCAGTGATATCTGGACCCTgcctgagctgcagctgttagTAGAAGCAGAACATCTTGATATTCACCTGAGAACGTCACCGAGTGGTCGGACAGCTGGGTCCTCAGAGCCTCCAGCAGCCTCAGTCGCAGCTGACGGTTGTTGTGGTTTTCAGACTTCTTGTTCCACAGACAGCTGTGCTctgaacacaacaacaaaacaacaacaggaagtcCTTTCAGCTGAGACACAACTCGTCATTAGCTTTAGTTATGTTGTGATAATTAATTCTCTTGAAGTTggagctgtttgtttgtttaccagAGTAGAACGATATCAGCGCTCGCTCCCTCTCCTCAGTCCAGTAACACTTCACCATGATGTTGGAGGGGATGCAGGAGGACGAGGTGGAGGCGGAGGAGGTGGACGGAGTGGGGAGGAAGGAGATGATGAGTCCTGGAGAGGAGAGGACCGGCTGGTTCTCCTCGTCTGGAATGGTCAGCGGTGATAGCGGTGGATCATCAATGCCGTCGTCTTGGTCCCAGCAGCCCTGCAGGAACATCAGCTGCTGGTAGTGTTTCCACTGCGGCACGAAAACATCATCCGAACTGCAACCTTTGCTCGCTCTGACCATCTTGTACTGACGCTGGAAGGTGGTACGGAGGTTCTTGAACTTGTTCTTGATGTCTTCGactggagagaaaaacagaacagtTCGTGATATGAAGTTTTTTCTCCTAAAACCAATGTAGCTTTGGTCATGTTACCAGAACACTTCGATGTATTCAGTTCCTCAGCCTGTTTCCAATGTAAACATCCAACTTACGTTCCATCAAGATTATTTTAGCTCCTAAAAAGCTGCTTCTACTTTAAGGTTCTGGAACTTTAATTGGAGAACTGCCATTTTCTACTGTTCAAGTATGCTTGCATTTATCTTCCactgcataaaaaaaacaaaacaaaaaaacgagcAGTGTGTGAcgtgacactttttttttttcctaaaatcAATGTAGCTTTGGTCATGATTCTTCTGGAACCAAGAATCCTTTGATGTGCTCGGTTCCTCTGCCGGTTTCCATCATAAACATCTAAATTAGGTTCCAACGAGGTTGTTTAGCCCCTACAAAGTCACTTCTACCTTAAGATTCCTACAGGTCAAGTACATTTGCATTTGTCTTCTACTGGAGGGAATAACAGAACAGTTGGTGATGTGACTTTTTCCTCCTAAAACCAATGTAGATTTGGTCATGATTCCAAGAACCCTTTAGTGTACTCACTTCCGCTACCTGTTTCCACTAAAACATCTAATTAATATTTCATCAGGATTGTTTTAGCCCCTAAAAAGGGGCCTTTACCTGAAAGTTCAGGAACTTTAATGGAGGATTTCCAAGTTGCTACTGGTCAAGTAGGACTAGACGTATTTTCAAACTGCAAATGTTATAAACCTGCAGCTGCTAacagttcatttgtttttgttcattgtgtGTTAACAGGACAACATGGACAACATTAACATTTTCTGCGGAGGAAGACATCCCGAAACCTTCAGACTTCATGAAGTGGATCCTTGTTTTACATTGTTGTGTGCAACAATTTTATCCCAGTCTTCACAGGACTTTAGATCACGATGGAAACCAGATAACTAGCAGCTGAAGGAACCTTTAGTTCCTTAGAAAGTTCCCAGACATGAGCTCTTTAAATGGAAAATTTCTGGTTCATTTTAGTGTAAATTCAGCCGTGGATGTGACTGGATTTACCTGTGAAAGAAACAGGAGGTGGGTGAGTGGACAGGAGGATTCTCAGGTGTTCCAGGGTTTTCCATCGTAGCTGGCGGTTCTTGTAGTGCTCAGACTTGTGGTTCCAAAGACAACTGTTCTCTGTAGAAgcgacaacaaaaaaacatcgtCTGCAATGTAAAAATTTCTTTTTGATTTCTCACTAATAACAATTATATGAAGAAAATCTAACAAGTTCTGACAAGAGTCGACACAAGAGGAAAAGACTTCATCAAATGTCAGACTACAAgttcagcttttttcttttaatcactGCTTCAGAAACACTGTATCATCACCTACTATCAGCGTTTTGAtctgaatatttttacattgcttGTAACACTGCTGACAATCaataaatgatttattgatgTATTATGTAACCttaaaataattctaaaaataAGAAAGTTTAACTTATTAATTCCTACCAGCTACATAAGTCTAGTATCTTATTTCCTGTTTGCTCCAAACCTTAAACTTATATACACTCCACGCACACCTTTACTCTTCCATTTTATTCGATTTTTCAAGTATCTTTATCATGCACTTTTACATGGCAGCCTTGCCTGTATGAGTAAATAATGAGTAaccaaaaacatgaatatttagCCTACTGGGATTtgctaaaaacagaaatgtgagtAATAGTTGCAGCCTGGCGACCAATTTAAAAATCATCTCCACCATTGGACACAGTATGTAGTAAAGTTTTGGATCACATAAGatattttgcatgtattttatatgtaaccTGAGCAGGGCGTTGACAGTATTGTTGGGTAgtggtggttttattgttggttGTGGTTCTTTCTGGGctttattatgtgtttttggCTTTCTTCAGTCATGTTGTTTACGATACAATACACCTTTaataatcccacagtggggaaatttgcattgtTAGAACAGCAAAGGGGAATAAAGCAAACATTAAAGAAATCCTACTAgcaaaataaacctaaaaaatgTACAGAAGTAATAATTCAGATGATCTGAATTTCCCTGGATGTGGaaataacaatattgcacatataAATGCATTGCAGATTCTTACatgagtagaaatactgcaaaataatgatattgcacagattttatcTATATATTCCACAGATTTGTCCCTACTTACAAAAAAAGCCccaatattgcacagattacaGTATATGTAGAAAGACATATATTACACAGAGCTTTAGAAAGTTCAACATATTCATTAGTCACAGCTTTGCTTTCTAATATTCTTCCAatgtgggacttttttttttaaatccacaaaATATGCGTTAAGGTTAATACTAGATTGTCTATATACTACAAAGATGAGTGAAAATAAGAGGGATGAAACCGAACCTGTCCTTTAAATAGTCTGATGCCGCTATTTACTATGATTAGCACTCCAACTTCAGATTATAAATACTGTTGTCATCCTAAAATCAAGCTAATATTTGGCACAAAATGTtagcaaaaatgttgaaaaactaaatacatATACTCTATTATCAAACCGCGTATATATTAAATAAGtgaggaatgtttttttttttacaattaataCACAAAACTATGGGTGAAAAGTTTACAAAACAACGACAGAACctgggaaaacatttttaaattttttaagtGAATGACTAGATGACTTGACTCCAGTTGCTAGTCGCCATTGCTAGCAGCCGTCGGTGTCGCCAGCAACGGTTGCCCGGAAAAATTGTTGCGGCTTCCGGGAAAACGTCGACGAAAAGGGCAACTTTCGTAAACAAACCGAGCGCTGAGTTTAAAGTTTTCGCCGCCGGCCGCTTGACTTACTGGAGAAAAACGCAATGAGCgccctctccttctcctccgtCCAGTAGCGCTCCGGAGAGAAGCCGACGAACGGAGCCGCCTCCATGTTTGTTGTTGCCGTTCCGTCCTTCTTCTACTCGCGTTGCGGGTCACATGACGCGGATCCCGAGCTCTGATTGGACAATTCCGAGCCACAATTCTGAACAACGACGCGCATTGCCCAATAGAGGTCGCTGCCTGTCGGTGTTCATTTTCCCCTCTACaagtatcattattattattatttttaatttaatttcagatCAATTTAACGCAGTGCAGCTTAGTGATTTAAATTAAGATGATTTTTAGAAATTTTCTAAAAGTTTCataaagagaataaaactaTTGTAATTAACTGTAACAGCTATTAAAAGATGATATTTAAAAGATATACAGGCTTTGACCttgaaaacagcagctaatgAAACACCACAGAGCACATTTAACAGCAGATCTGGAGCTTTTGATCAAGTCAAAATGGTATTTTCACCTTGAATATTGCCGCAAATGTATAATATTgatacaatatttcatttttcaggtgcaatatctTAGTTTCATGTATGATATTACTTACAcattactatttatttttctattccAGTCATATTTTGctaagtttaatttattttcatgaagGTATTATACTTaaatcttattgcttttctacttggCACTGCATTTACAATACAATAAGGTTTGTAAATCCAATAGTGGGGAAATCTGAACTGTTAACAGCaaaggagataaaaaaaaaactatcttcatgttgtcatttagttttttctaagcaatatctggcaaaaaaaaatcctttgcaattaatgttttatttttatcttaaaatgatttgaaagaTCCAAAATCAAACACTAAATgtataatataataacaatgCATAATAAAATACcgtatattatattttaaacagTAGAAATAGTTGACTAATATTACACAATAATTGAAAGTTGAGTAAAATTCTGGGTTATATGTAATTATTTGTTGCATCTACCCAACTTGACGCTCAGAGCAGCTTTTGAGGAAAACAAACCGTGGGAGGCCCAAAGAAACCCAATTTAGAGCTGAAAGAGCTGAAAAGCAAATTGTCTttcaaaagcagcagcagaatcgCCGCCTCGAGCAGCAGAGGACGAGTGAGTTAATGTATTcagatctgtgttttttttgaagTACAGTTACATAAATGCCACTATTTTTCCCACAACAAAAGTCTGTCGGTTTATATTTGTTCCATCAGCTCCATCTGTGAAACCAGTGATCGGTCccaaattcattctgcagcgAAAACCTCCAGCcagattcattaaaaaaactatCTTCAGCCACAAGAGGAACAAGaagtcctgcagcagatggtCCGTTCCTTGCAGAACATCCTGGAGTTGGTGTGTAATTGCATAAAGTACAGTAGTGTTTTAAATGAGGGGTAAGTACAGTTTTCTGGCTCTCAGGAGAACATCGTGAACCAGAACAACAACCATCTggagcaaaaataaaagcatacaTGCAGGTGTCAAGTGTTGTACTGCTTTAATTTCCAACAATTGGCTGGTACACTTCCAGACGAGACGACAGACAACGTGTATTTACAGTGAAACCTCCATGTAATTCGCTTTTCTTCACATGTACAGACATCCAAAccatgtacagtatttacaccGTCAGGTCGCTACTAACCGAGCAGCCGAGAAGGAAAACGCTCACAAGCACACTATTATCCTCCTTAATGTCGCAGTTCTGGGAGTATCTGCTACAGAAAACTGGAATATCTGGTGTttagttatttaaaaaacagaagaaagagtTCATTTACGACAAGAAACTGTTAATTTTAACATAGCACCACCAAATTTTATCAAAAAAGAGGATGTGGGGAtctgatttctgtttgtttcatgtaaATATCCTGTTAAAACTGtgataaaacacagaataagACTAATTACAAGGATACTAGTGTGCATGTAAGCATGTTTAGGTGCAAATAACAGAAGAACGGTGGGATATTAAGTGTCTGAGTCAATCTGAACGAACATAAAAAATGATTGTTTAGCTGCACACGAGGACTTGAACACCTCAAACCGTCGCCGAGCTA
Encoded proteins:
- the LOC111565677 gene encoding uncharacterized protein LOC111565677, with the protein product MEAAPFVGFSPERYWTEEKERALIAFFSKNSCLWNHKSEHYKNRQLRWKTLEHLRILLSTHPPPVSFTVEDIKNKFKNLRTTFQRQYKMVRASKGCSSDDVFVPQWKHYQQLMFLQGCWDQDDGIDDPPLSPLTIPDEENQPVLSSPGLIISFLPTPSTSSASTSSSCIPSNIMVKCYWTEERERALISFYSEHSCLWNKKSENHNNRQLRLRLLEALRTQLSDHSVTFSVEDVKCKFKNLRTVFNREYKAVQTSRATDKPYVSKWKHYQHLLFLCESCEEDDATDDLQILMSQEDKDLEHGNQTPSSTLSSFSCSSNQSNSVKLNNASFPSSSSQSATKTNSSAAYQIFLSTTPDNLKLAEQMAASTLPSSPSSSLPDSKPCVNPSSLNFSASSSVQPDSRLSVDSRCLWSEAKVQQLISFYSEHCCLWNHKSESYRNRLLRQSLLGTLSIALSDNEPVPFTVEDIKTKFRNLRTIFQREHKAVSSNKTCGSEDFYLPKWKHYRELMFLCDSCDEDERPVDLHFHEPQEPHLLHLDSQAPPPSLLYHVANQTAAKLNIAARSVEAPPSPTPPDSQRSSPSSSPSTSSSLTDSRVSGRKRASRQVSPTADEFLDFMRTFCQNQTVSPHTGFLRYVEECLNETPPDKVKKLKKKIIETIHSISEDA